A single region of the Lotus japonicus ecotype B-129 chromosome 4, LjGifu_v1.2 genome encodes:
- the LOC130710268 gene encoding mavicyanin-like: MAKNMNALLLALLAATTLFHAASAQTRHFVGDSTGWTIPTGGASFYTNWAANKTFSVGDTLAFNYAASAHNVEEVTKEKYDSCNSTSPIATYTTSPVTVTINNTGAHYFICGVTGHCLGGQKLSINVTGGSSTATPPSSTATPPSSSTTPSPPSSTTPSPSSTVAPPPKDSAAVSLGAAGVVASTGMTIAAVFFF; this comes from the exons ATGGCAAAGAACATGAACGCTCTCCTCCTTGCGCTTCTTGCTGCAACCACCTTGTTCCACGCCGCATCAGCTCAGACCAGACACTTTGTGGGTGACTCCACCGGCTGGACCATCCCTACCGGCGGCGCTTCATTCTACACCAACTGGGCTGCTAACAAAACTTTCTCCGTCGGTGACACTCTCG CGTTCAACTACGCAGCAAGTGCACACAACGTAGAGGAAGTGACAAAGGAAAAGTATGATTCTTGCAACTCAACATCTCCAATTGCAACTTACACCACCTCACCTGTGACAGTCACCATTAACAATACCGGTGCTCATTACTTCATCTGCGGCGTTACCGGCCACTGCCTCGGCGGTCAAAAGCTCTCCATCAATGTCACTGGTGGCAGCAGCACTGCCACTCCTCCTTCATCCACCGCTACTCCCCCTTCATCATCCACCACTCCTTCACCACCATCATCCACcactccttcaccatcatccaCTGTTGCCCCTCCTCCTAAGGACTCCGCCGCCGTGTCTCTTGGTGCTGCTGGAGTGGTTGCCAGCACGGGGATGACAATCGCCGCGGTTTTTTTCTTCTAG
- the LOC130710271 gene encoding mavicyanin-like, protein MAMNMNALLLALLAATTLFHASSAQTRHVVGNSTGWTVPTNGGASFYTSWAANNSFTVGDTLVFNYATSAHNVEEVTKTNYDSCNSTSPIATYTTPPVTVTINKTGAHYFICGVPGHCLGGQKLSINVTSGSSTATPPSSTLTPPPKDSAAVSLGAAGVVASTVMTIAAVFFF, encoded by the exons ATGGCAATGAACATGAACGCTCTCCTCCTTGCGCTTCTTGCTGCAACCACCTTGTTCCACGCCTCATCAGCTCAGACCAGACACGTCGTGGGTAATTCCACCGGCTGGACGGTCCCTACCAACGGTGGCGCTTCATTCTACACCAGTTGGGCTGCCAACAATAGCTTCACCGTTGGTGACACTCTCG TGTTCAACTACGCAACAAGTGCACACAACGTAGAGGAAGTGACAAAGACAAATTACGATTCTTGCAACTCAACATCTCCAATTGCAACTTACACCACCCCACCTGTGACAGTCACCATTAACAAAACCGGTGCTCATTACTTCATCTGCGGCGTTCCCGGCCACTGCCTCGGCGGTCAAAAGCTCTCCATCAATGTCACCAGTGGCAGCAGCACCGCCACTCCTCCTTCATCCACCCTTACCCCTCCTCCTAAGGACTCCGCCGCCGTGTCTCTTGGTGCTGCCGGAGTGGTTGCCAGCACGGTGATGACAATCGCCGCGGTTTTTTTCTTCTAG